From Desulfomonilia bacterium, the proteins below share one genomic window:
- a CDS encoding CsgG/HfaB family protein yields MIRKSARPIFILLVIFFLCCWPAYAKMITIAVPRLSVWTVDNTGRISATNVSSYTPWGGTTYSQINIQNGRSRLKEIELPNLTDVFIRHLVESGKFTVVERAKADRILGEISMSEAGLTDPASAINKGKMLGAEYLAIGTVFQADLGFEIREIPYTEQQQVRDKGVIRVELRIIETATGRIISSVIGEGIAVRTKSLEKKAYGAELEKYDPFFDTPFMHDLYDALGNDLTTKTVNAFFPFRVINVEDSTLTANRGSNFGINAGDVYNVIRTGESIKDPDTDKIIGKQETVIGKATVVSVQKEACTLNFSGSKASVRQGDLLILPGDPYEKLKEKDRF; encoded by the coding sequence ATGATAAGAAAATCAGCCCGCCCGATTTTCATTTTACTGGTGATTTTTTTTCTGTGCTGCTGGCCTGCATATGCAAAGATGATAACAATAGCCGTTCCGAGGCTGTCCGTATGGACCGTAGATAATACAGGCCGGATAAGTGCAACAAACGTCAGCAGCTATACCCCATGGGGCGGGACGACATACTCACAAATAAACATTCAAAACGGCAGAAGCAGGCTAAAGGAAATCGAACTGCCGAATCTCACCGACGTCTTTATAAGGCATCTGGTCGAAAGCGGCAAATTCACGGTGGTTGAACGCGCCAAGGCGGACAGGATACTCGGTGAGATATCCATGAGTGAAGCAGGCCTTACGGATCCCGCATCCGCCATAAATAAAGGAAAGATGCTAGGCGCCGAATACCTTGCCATAGGTACGGTTTTCCAGGCAGACCTTGGATTTGAAATAAGGGAAATACCCTATACCGAGCAACAGCAGGTAAGGGACAAGGGTGTAATCAGGGTTGAATTGAGGATAATTGAGACAGCCACAGGCAGAATCATAAGCTCTGTAATTGGAGAAGGCATAGCAGTACGGACAAAATCCCTGGAAAAAAAGGCCTATGGTGCAGAACTTGAAAAGTATGACCCTTTTTTCGATACACCTTTTATGCATGACCTGTACGATGCCCTAGGCAATGACCTCACAACAAAAACGGTTAATGCATTCTTTCCTTTCAGGGTGATCAACGTTGAGGACAGCACATTAACCGCAAACAGGGGCAGCAATTTCGGGATCAACGCAGGAGACGTATATAATGTGATCAGGACAGGAGAATCTATTAAAGACCCCGATACCGATAAAATAATCGGGAAACAGGAAACCGTTATTGGAAAAGCAACTGTAGTTTCGGTACAGAAGGAGGCATGCACGCTGAATTTTAGCGGTTCAAAAGCCTCTGTCAGACAGGGGGACCTTCTGATATTGCCGGGAGACCCCTATGAGAAACTCAAAGAAAAGGACAGGTTTTAA